Proteins encoded in a region of the Mixophyes fleayi isolate aMixFle1 chromosome 5, aMixFle1.hap1, whole genome shotgun sequence genome:
- the GORASP1 gene encoding Golgi reassembly-stacking protein 1 codes for MGLSLSSEPSDSGNEGYHVHGVQDNSPAQKAGLEPFFDFIIAIGHSRLNKENSMFKDLLKANMEKPVKLEVYNTKTMKVRELEVTPSNMWGGQGLLGASVRFCSFQGANEHVWHVLDVEPNSPAALAGLQAFIDYIVGSDQILQESEDFYALIESHEGKPLKLLVYNTETDSCREVFVTPNGAWGGEGSLGCGIGYGYLHRIPLQPVTPRQDFEIKPPSPLPPEQEPVLPPTNGYSEAPLLAPETPTDTADEALMLAETQAQVAHVNPQEHALVLPPPVQRLVDPGFPDNANLPVPEVPDITKLLDVTSPAFLNVTPDLPRGTDKILSAEELNAYIEQVPVSEGPSLDIPISHSGLDHALVEHNSLISFEDPVSILSEASPECEPLAEEDNTTVSSVQNMNIAEDSAIEEVETEEN; via the exons ATGGGGCTGTCTCTGAGTTCTGAGCCCTCGGATAGCGGCAATGAGGGTTACCATGTACACGGG GTGCAAGATAATTCCCCAGCACAAAAAGCAGGACTCGAGCCCTTTTTTGATTTCATAATTGCAATTGGACACTCAAGGCTG AATAAAGAAaacagcatgtttaaagatctTTTGAAAGCCAACATGGAGAAGCCTGTGAAGTTGGAAGTTTATAACACAAAGACGATGAAAGTACGAGAGCTGGAAGTCACTCCCAGTAACATGTGGGGAGGTCAGGGGCTTCTTGGGGCCAGTGTCCGATTCTGCAGCTTCCAGGGAGCCAATGAGCATGTATGGCATGTGCTA GATGTGGAGCCAAATTCACCTGCTGCCTTGGCCGGTCTTCAGGCTTTTATAGATTATATTGTAGGGTCTGATCAGATTTTACAAGAG TCAGAAGATTTCTACGCCTTGATAGAATCGCATGAGGGGAAACCATTAAAGCTGCTTGTCTACAACACAGAGACTGATTCCTGTAGAGAGGTGTTTGTAACCCCTAACGGAGCATGGGGTGGTGAAGGAAG CTTGGGATGTGGTATTGGATATGGTTACCTGCATCGGATTCCCTTACAGCCTGTTACGCCAAGGCAAGATTTTGAGATTAAACCCCCTTCACCATTGCCACCTGAGCAAGAGCCTGTTTTGCCACCAACTAACGGATATAGCGAG GCTCCTCTCCTGGCACCAGAAACACCCACTGACACAGCAGATGAAGCTCTCATGTTGGCGGAAACGCAGGCACAGGTTGCACATGTCAATCCCCAGGAACATGCACTTGTCCTCCCACCACCTGTGCAGAGACTAGTAGATCCAG GGTTCCCAGACAATGCTAACCTTCCAGTGCCTGAGGTTCCAGACATCACAAAACTGCTAGATGTGACATCACCAGCCTTCCTTAACGTGACACCGGATCTGCCCAGAGGAACAGACAAGATTCTGAGCGCTGAAGAGCTGAACGCTTACATTG AACAAGTCCCGGTGTCGGAAGGACCGTCCCTTGATATCCCTATATCGCACTCTGGTTTGGATCATGCTCTTGTTGAGCACAACTCTTTAATCTCGTTTGAGGACCCGGTGAGCATCCTCTCTGAAGCCTCTCCAGAATGTGAGCCCCTGGCTGAAGAGGACAATACGACTGTCTCATCAGTACAAAACATGAATATCGCTGAGGATTCTGCAATAGAAGAAGTTGAAACAGAAGAAAACTAG